A window of Microbispora hainanensis genomic DNA:
TCACCAGTGACGTGACCTACCTGCGCGACACCGCCTATCCGGTGATCAAGGGCGCCGCCGAGTTCTGGCTCGACTTCCTGCACACCGATCCGCGCGACGGCACGCTGGTCGTGTCGCCCGGCTACTCCCCCGAGCACGGCGACTTCTCCGCGGGCGCGTCGATGTCCCAGCAGATCGTGCGCGGGGTCCTCACCAACGCGCTCGCCGCCGCGAAGAAGCTCGGTGTGGACGAGGGCTTCCAGGCGGAGGTGACGGCGACGCTCGCCAGACTCGACCCCGGCATCCGCGTCGGCTCCTGGGGTCAGCTCCAGGAGTGGAAGAGCGACTGGGATTCCAAGACGGACGACCACCGGCACGTCTCGCACCTCTACGCGCTGCATCCCGGCAACCAGATCACGGCGGGGACGCCCGAGGCGGAGGCCGCGAAGGTCTCGCTCACGGCCCGCGGCGACGGCGGCACCGGCTGGAGCAAGGCCTGGAAGATCAACTTCTGGGCGCGGCTGCTCGACGGCGACCACGCGCTGAAGATGCTCAGCGAGCAGATCAAGACCTCCACGCTCGACAACCTCTGGGACACCCACCCGCCGTTCCAGATCGACGGCAACTTCGGCGCCACCTCCGGGGTCGCGGAGATGCTGGTGCAGAGCCAGCACGACTACGTGCACGTGCTGCCGGCGCTCCCGTCGGCGTGGAAGAGCGGCTCGTTCTCCGGCCTGCGCGCCCGCGGCGACGTGACCGTGGACGCGACCTGGAAGGACGGCGCCGCCGACACGATCATCGTGCACCCCGGGAAGACCGGGCCGATCATGGTGAAGTCCGGCTTCATCGCCGACCGCTACCGCGTCTACGACGAGCAGGGCCACGAGGTCGGCCCGCACCGCGACGGCGACACGCTGACGTGGAACGCCAGGGCCGGCAAGGCGTACACCATCCGGAACGAGGCCGCGGCCACCCTCACCGCGCCCACCTCGGTCGGCCTGGGCGAGCCGCTCCAGCGCGTACAGGCCGCCGAGGCGCACGCGGAGGTCACGGGGCCTCGATGCCGCCGTCCGGCCGCCGCACCCGCGCCGCCCAGCGCTCGTGCAGGTGGGTGACGGGGGGATGCCGGTCGGCCGCGGCCTCGTCGATGTCGATGCCCCATCCGGGCCGGTCGTTGGGGTAGAGGTAGCCGTTCACCGGGTTGATGGTCCCGGGGAAGACCTCGTGCACCGCCTCGGGGTAGACGTGCCCCTCCTGGATCTGGAACGCCGGGGAGGTGACGTCGAGGGCCACGTTGGCGGCGGCGCCGATCGGCGACACGTCCGCGGGCGCGTGCCAGGCCGTGCCAACGCCGGTCAGCTCGCACAGCGCCACCAGCTTGCGCGCCGGGGTGAGGCCGCCGACCGCGGAGACGTGCAGGCGCAGCAGGTCGACCCCGCCGTCCCTGACCAGGCGGGCCGCGTCCGCGACCGACGCGACCTGCTCCCCCGCCGCGATCGGCATCGGCGCGGCCTCGCGCACCTCGGGCAGCCGGTCGTACAGCTCCGGCGGGATCGGGTCCTCCAGGAAGAACAGGCGGTACGGCTCCAGCGCCCGCGCCAGCGCCACGGCCTGCTTGACGGTGAGCCGGGAGTGCACGTCGTGCATCAGGCCGGGCTCCTCCCCCAGCTCGGCCCGGGCCCGTTCGAACAGCTTGGGGGTCTCCCGCAGGTAGCGCTGCACGTCCCAGCCGTCCGGGTACGGCGAGGCGGGGTAGCCACCGGGAGATCCGGGCGCGCCGTAGTTCCCGAGCCCGGGCGCTCCCGTCTGCAGCCGGACGTTGCGGTAACCGTCCGCGAGGATCGCGGCGGCGTTCTCGATCGTCTCCTCCACGGTGGCGCCGCCCGCGTGCAGGTAGGTGTCGGCCGCCGCGCGCACCCTGCCGCCGAGCAGCTCGTAGACCGGCATGCCGGCCCGCTTGCCGGCGATGTCCCACAGCGCCTGGTCCACGCCCGACAGCGCGCTGTTGAGCACCGGCCCGCCGCGCCAGTAGGAGGACAGGTGGATCATCCGGGTGATGTCCTCGATGTCGGCGGGGTGCCTGCCGATCAGCATCGGCCCGACGTGCTGGTCCACCGCCGCCGCCACGGCGTGGAAGCGCTGGGTGAAGGTGGCGCAGCCCAGGCCGTACAGGCCGGGTTCGCTGGTGTCGACGCGGACGACGACCAGCGGCACCTCTTCGGGGGCCGTCACGATCGACCGGACCGCGGTGATCCGCAGGTTGTCGCGGGCCGGCCAGGGGGCCTGCGTCTCCGGCATGACCGCCATGCCGTCGATGGGGTGGATCACGATGCCTCCTCGGCTGCGACGGGCTCGTACAGATGATCGGCGGTGAAGCCGAGCAGGGTCTCGGCCGCCGTCAGGTCCACCGGCGCGGTCCTGCCGGGCAGCGGGGCGCGCCGTTCCACGCCCGGGTGGAAGCGGGCGAGCAGGTCCTCCGTCGGCTGCGGGGCGAGCGTCACGGGTGCGGTCACGAAGACCACCGTGAAGCCCTCGATCGGCCGGACCAGCGACAGCCAGGCGGCCCGTGCCGCGTCGCGGGTGTCCAGGTAGGTCCACAGCTCGCTCGCGCCGCGCCCCGGGTCCTCGGCGTATCCGGCCGCCCTCTCGTCCAGCCTGTCCCCGGGGCCGCCGAGCAACGGGTAGCGCAGCGCCACGACCGTCATGCCGTGGCGGCGGGCCATCATCGCGGCCGTCGTCTCGTCCACCTGTTTCGACAGCCCGTACGGATCCTCCACCTGCGGCGGCAGGGCCTCGTCCACGGGCACGTACGCCGGGTGGAGCGGCCGCGCCGCCCACGGCAGGCCGAGCGCGCTGAAGCTGCTCGCGACGACGGCCCTGCGGACACCGGCCGCGCCCGCCTCCTCCAGCACGACGAACGTCGCCCCCACGTTGCCCAGGAACACCTCCTTGGGAGTGCCGAGGGTGGGCGCGGGGATCGCCGCGAGGTGGATCACGGCGTCGACGCCGTCGAGCGCCTCGCGCACCGCCTCCGGGTCGTCCGCGCGCCCGGTGACCACGCGATCCGCCCTCAGGTCGCCGGGATCGCGCAGGTCCAGTGCACTGGCCGGCACGCCTTCCCGCGCGAGCAGGCCGAGCGTCGCCCGGCCCACCCGTCCGGCGGCGCCCGTCACCAGGACCCGGCGCGGTGGCTCCGCCATGTGTCCCCCCAGTTATGGTCGGTCCGCAAAACGATTTTCGTACGGCCAGAGCAGCATGCGTGCGCCCCGCGACGGAGTCAAGGTCATATCCACCGGCCGAGACGGCAGCGGACCCGGTCGTGGCCGCCTCGTGCCAGAGGCGGCGGCCTCGTACCAGAGGCGGCGGCCTCGTGCCAGAGGCGGCACCGCATGACGGCGCGGACGGGCCGAGCACCGCTCGTTCTCGGCCCGTGGAACCCGCGTCCTCGTGAAACTTCCATCCGCGGGTGCGAGGGTGCCGCTGCTCAGCGCGTGCCCACGGTGCTCCGGGGAACGGCGTTCTTGTTCCCCGCCCCAGGTCTTGGCCAGCGTGGCCCTGGCCGCTCGACCGGTGCTCCCTCGCACCCGGCGGCCTCAGGACTTCCACGAACCCCCAGGGACCCGAGAGGAGACCCGTGCGAACGCGAACGCTCCCGATCGTCCTCGCCGCGGCGCTCGCCCTGTCGATCGGCGCGGCCGGGCACATGCCCGCCCTCGCGGCGGCCGACGGACCGGCGCTGTCGGTGAACACCACCACCGGGCGGCACCCCATCAGCCCGTACATCTACGGCATGAACTTCGCCGACGAGGCGCTGGCCAAGGAACTGCGCCTCCCGGTGCGCCGGTGGGGCGGCAACGCGACGACCCGTTACAACTACCTGTACGACACCAGCAACCGCGCCTCCGACTGGTTCTTCGAGAACATCGCCGAGGACAGCTCCGACCCGTCGAAACTGCCGGACGGCTCCACCGCCGACCAGTTCGTCGAGCAGGACCGGCGCACCGGCACCGACACCATCCTCACGGTCCCGCTGATCGGCTGGGTCCCCAAGGGCCGCGACGGCTCCTGCGGGTTCTCCGTCGCCAAGTACGGCGCGCAGCAACAGACCGACCAGTGGCGTCCCGACTGCGGCAACGGCGTGAAGCCCGACGGCACGAAGATCACCGGCAACGACCCCCACGACACGAGCGTCGAGGCCGGCGCGGAGTACGTGCAGGACTGGATCGGCCACCTCACCGGCAGGTACGGCACCGCCTCGGGCGGCGGTGTTAAGTTCTACAACCTCGACAACGAGCCCGACATCTGGCACAGCACCCACCGGGACG
This region includes:
- a CDS encoding enolase C-terminal domain-like protein; protein product: MIHPIDGMAVMPETQAPWPARDNLRITAVRSIVTAPEEVPLVVVRVDTSEPGLYGLGCATFTQRFHAVAAAVDQHVGPMLIGRHPADIEDITRMIHLSSYWRGGPVLNSALSGVDQALWDIAGKRAGMPVYELLGGRVRAAADTYLHAGGATVEETIENAAAILADGYRNVRLQTGAPGLGNYGAPGSPGGYPASPYPDGWDVQRYLRETPKLFERARAELGEEPGLMHDVHSRLTVKQAVALARALEPYRLFFLEDPIPPELYDRLPEVREAAPMPIAAGEQVASVADAARLVRDGGVDLLRLHVSAVGGLTPARKLVALCELTGVGTAWHAPADVSPIGAAANVALDVTSPAFQIQEGHVYPEAVHEVFPGTINPVNGYLYPNDRPGWGIDIDEAAADRHPPVTHLHERWAARVRRPDGGIEAP
- a CDS encoding NAD(P)-dependent oxidoreductase, which produces MAEPPRRVLVTGAAGRVGRATLGLLAREGVPASALDLRDPGDLRADRVVTGRADDPEAVREALDGVDAVIHLAAIPAPTLGTPKEVFLGNVGATFVVLEEAGAAGVRRAVVASSFSALGLPWAARPLHPAYVPVDEALPPQVEDPYGLSKQVDETTAAMMARRHGMTVVALRYPLLGGPGDRLDERAAGYAEDPGRGASELWTYLDTRDAARAAWLSLVRPIEGFTVVFVTAPVTLAPQPTEDLLARFHPGVERRAPLPGRTAPVDLTAAETLLGFTADHLYEPVAAEEAS